In the genome of Pseudomonas bubulae, one region contains:
- a CDS encoding spermidine synthase, which produces MSEERVERLLAEVHDDFGMIRVLEVADYRFLEFGDAIEQSCVFTADPSWLEYDYTRAMLIGALCHDAPESALFLGLGAGTLTQACLKFLPLEDVEAIELRPDVPRLAIEYLGLDDDPRLYIRIGDALELLDSAEPADLIFVDLYNDLGPAAGHLAWTFLENCQKKLAPNGWLIINQWATDDGKPLGAALLRGLYHRHYWELPVKEGNVILMVPADLEQALDIDALTVRAQVLAPRLGYSLESLIKAIRPAT; this is translated from the coding sequence ATGTCTGAGGAGCGCGTAGAGCGTCTGCTCGCCGAAGTTCATGATGACTTCGGCATGATTCGAGTGCTGGAAGTGGCTGACTACCGTTTCCTCGAATTCGGCGATGCGATCGAGCAAAGCTGCGTGTTCACTGCTGACCCCAGCTGGCTGGAATACGACTACACCCGCGCCATGCTGATTGGTGCGTTGTGCCATGACGCTCCGGAAAGCGCACTGTTTCTGGGGCTGGGTGCCGGAACTCTGACCCAGGCCTGTCTCAAGTTTTTGCCCCTGGAAGATGTCGAAGCCATCGAGCTGCGCCCGGATGTGCCGCGTCTGGCCATCGAATACCTGGGCCTGGATGATGATCCGCGTTTGTATATTCGTATCGGTGATGCCCTGGAGCTGCTGGACAGCGCCGAGCCCGCGGACCTGATTTTTGTCGATCTGTACAACGATCTTGGACCGGCAGCGGGTCACCTGGCCTGGACATTCCTTGAAAACTGCCAAAAGAAGCTGGCCCCCAATGGCTGGCTGATCATCAACCAGTGGGCCACCGACGATGGCAAGCCGCTGGGGGCTGCGTTGCTGCGCGGCCTGTATCACCGCCATTATTGGGAGCTGCCGGTCAAGGAGGGTAATGTCATCCTGATGGTACCTGCTGATCTGGAACAGGCACTCGATATCGACGCGCTGACAGTCCGGGCACAAGTCCTGGCTCCGCGTCTGGGTTATTCGCTGGAGTCCCTGATCAAGGCAATTCGCCCGGCGACTTGA